The following proteins come from a genomic window of Pirellula staleyi DSM 6068:
- the tssI gene encoding type VI secretion system tip protein VgrG: MARALTFTSPLGPDKFVLQSMEAYEELGRLFEYKLRLLSKDGAIKLDDLIGKNVTISVELVDGRTRYFNGEVAEFEQITESFQDYFVYVAIVRPELWYLSLTADCKIFQQKTAVDIIKAVLGDGAVTYRTSLSKTYRTLEYCVQYNESDFNFVSRLMEQEGIYYFFEHAQGTHKMVLADSISAHKAIEGEASIAYMSRRDGFDDDTDHVFDWKVRHKVRTGVWAHTDFDFVKPKSNLEAKSQIVRLHPQSSNEVFTYPGSYTVVADGTGYARNRIEEEHTVHDVVVGRTNALQMAVGGLFTLTDYPRADQNVEHLITMINMVFKQEIETAGGAVQGTVDTKLGVFIEHQFGALEKSKPFRAAWTTPRPIVRGPQTAIVVGKAGEEIWTDLYARVKVQFHWDRYGQKNENSSCWLRVGQVWAGPEWGAIHIPRIGQEVIVDFLEGDPDCPIVTGRVYNGDNMPPYALPANQTQSGIKSRSSKSGTAQNFNELRFEDKKDSEHIYFHAEKDFTRIVENNDVLKVGFDKKQAGDQTIDIYNNRTTTIEQGNEKLQVKVGNRETLVDTGNDTHVVKTGNRETTVTTGNDTHTISTGNREVTVSKGNDTLTVTTGNMTVTVTAGTCKITAGTAIELICGGSSIKMTPSSIAIESPTINIKASGTLNAESPATTVKGTGMLTLQGGVVKIN, translated from the coding sequence ATGGCACGTGCACTCACGTTTACGTCTCCGCTAGGTCCCGACAAGTTCGTCCTTCAGTCGATGGAAGCTTACGAGGAACTGGGACGCTTGTTTGAATACAAGCTGCGGCTCCTCAGCAAAGATGGCGCGATCAAGCTCGACGATTTGATCGGCAAGAACGTGACGATCAGCGTCGAGCTAGTCGATGGCCGAACACGCTATTTCAATGGCGAAGTAGCGGAATTCGAGCAGATCACCGAATCGTTCCAAGACTACTTCGTCTACGTGGCGATTGTACGTCCAGAGCTGTGGTACCTTTCGCTCACCGCCGACTGCAAGATCTTTCAGCAGAAGACAGCGGTCGACATCATCAAGGCGGTGCTCGGCGATGGAGCGGTGACGTATCGGACATCGCTCAGCAAGACCTATCGGACCCTCGAATACTGCGTCCAGTACAACGAGTCGGACTTCAACTTCGTCAGTCGCCTGATGGAGCAGGAAGGTATCTACTACTTCTTCGAGCATGCCCAAGGCACCCATAAGATGGTGCTGGCCGATTCCATTTCGGCGCACAAGGCGATCGAAGGGGAAGCCAGCATCGCTTACATGTCGCGTCGCGATGGCTTCGACGACGACACCGATCATGTGTTCGACTGGAAAGTGCGACACAAAGTCCGCACCGGTGTTTGGGCGCACACCGATTTCGACTTCGTCAAACCCAAGTCGAACCTCGAGGCCAAATCACAAATCGTTCGATTGCACCCCCAGTCGTCCAACGAAGTCTTCACCTATCCCGGTTCCTACACCGTCGTAGCTGATGGTACGGGCTATGCCCGTAACCGCATTGAAGAAGAGCACACCGTTCACGATGTGGTCGTTGGTCGCACCAATGCACTCCAGATGGCTGTCGGTGGACTCTTCACCCTCACCGACTATCCACGGGCCGATCAGAACGTCGAGCATTTGATCACCATGATCAACATGGTCTTCAAGCAAGAGATCGAGACCGCTGGTGGAGCGGTGCAAGGGACCGTCGACACCAAGCTCGGCGTTTTCATCGAGCATCAATTTGGAGCGCTCGAGAAATCGAAGCCCTTTCGTGCTGCCTGGACCACTCCCCGGCCGATCGTACGTGGCCCGCAAACTGCGATTGTCGTGGGTAAAGCAGGGGAAGAAATCTGGACCGATCTGTATGCCCGTGTGAAAGTGCAATTTCACTGGGATCGCTACGGTCAGAAAAATGAAAACAGCAGTTGCTGGCTCCGTGTGGGGCAAGTTTGGGCGGGGCCTGAGTGGGGCGCGATTCACATTCCCCGCATCGGTCAGGAAGTGATTGTCGACTTCCTGGAAGGTGACCCCGATTGTCCGATCGTGACGGGGCGTGTGTACAACGGCGACAACATGCCTCCGTATGCGCTCCCCGCGAATCAAACGCAAAGTGGTATCAAGAGTCGCTCGAGCAAGAGCGGCACCGCGCAGAATTTCAATGAACTCCGGTTTGAGGACAAAAAAGATTCCGAGCATATCTATTTCCATGCGGAAAAAGATTTCACTCGCATCGTCGAGAACAACGACGTCCTAAAGGTCGGCTTCGACAAAAAGCAAGCCGGCGATCAAACGATCGACATCTATAACAATCGCACCACCACGATCGAGCAAGGTAACGAGAAACTGCAGGTCAAGGTCGGTAATCGCGAGACTCTCGTCGATACCGGTAACGACACGCATGTGGTCAAGACCGGCAATCGTGAGACGACGGTGACCACTGGTAACGACACGCACACCATCAGCACCGGCAATCGAGAAGTCACGGTTTCGAAAGGCAACGATACCCTGACGGTAACCACGGGAAATATGACAGTGACGGTGACAGCCGGCACATGCAAAATCACAGCGGGGACCGCAATCGAACTGATCTGCGGTGGCAGCTCGATCAAGATGACCCCCTCGTCGATTGCGATCGAATCTCCCACCATCAACATCAAGGCGAGTGGCACTTTGAATGCCGAATCCCCCGCAACAACCGTCAAGGGGACCGGCATGCTCACCTTGCAAGGTGGCGTCGTGAAGATCAACTAG
- a CDS encoding FHA domain-containing protein, whose protein sequence is MRITLQVTAGPEKGRKVYLQQGQTARFGRTEWADFSFPKDKQLADEHFLLDYGRTNLKLKALGADRIVKVNGAPVAEIQLNHGDNIEAGETTLQVLFAGQPMPISPAAAAAAAAALAASAEEAEKNKVRLPIHLCEELEFGDDEADLANTCTTDPEWIDKLAANQKFSSALRVQAFLLPQREAVWWAAQMVDQTMGAKLKPADAAAYAAGLAWALDPNEDYRRDAERAAAKTKCDGPGSWVALAAFWSGDSIAPVEIDPVKPDHRLTSQAVATAMVISAYQEKSAPPATRFARYLAVGRDIQEGKLKMPTEAAKPTK, encoded by the coding sequence ATGCGGATAACGCTTCAAGTGACGGCTGGTCCTGAAAAGGGGCGCAAGGTTTATCTGCAGCAAGGGCAGACCGCGCGCTTCGGACGGACAGAATGGGCCGACTTCAGCTTCCCGAAAGATAAGCAGCTTGCCGACGAGCATTTTCTGCTCGACTACGGCCGCACCAACCTGAAGCTCAAAGCGCTCGGCGCTGATCGCATTGTGAAGGTCAACGGCGCTCCTGTCGCCGAGATACAGCTGAACCATGGCGACAATATCGAAGCAGGCGAGACCACGCTGCAAGTGTTGTTCGCGGGACAGCCGATGCCGATCTCGCCTGCTGCAGCAGCCGCAGCCGCCGCAGCGCTGGCCGCTTCCGCCGAGGAAGCCGAAAAAAACAAAGTCCGGCTTCCGATCCATCTGTGTGAGGAGCTGGAGTTCGGGGACGACGAAGCCGATCTGGCCAACACCTGCACCACCGATCCCGAGTGGATCGACAAACTGGCGGCCAACCAAAAGTTTTCTTCCGCGCTCCGCGTGCAAGCTTTTTTGCTACCCCAACGCGAGGCGGTCTGGTGGGCCGCACAAATGGTCGACCAAACCATGGGGGCCAAGCTCAAGCCAGCTGATGCCGCCGCTTATGCCGCTGGTCTTGCCTGGGCGCTCGATCCCAATGAAGACTACCGTCGCGATGCAGAACGTGCCGCCGCGAAGACCAAATGTGATGGACCCGGCAGCTGGGTGGCGCTGGCAGCTTTTTGGAGTGGCGACTCCATCGCGCCGGTCGAGATCGACCCCGTGAAGCCCGACCACCGCTTGACCTCGCAGGCCGTTGCGACAGCGATGGTCATTTCGGCCTATCAAGAGAAATCGGCACCTCCGGCGACTCGTTTCGCCCGCTATTTGGCGGTGGGACGCGATATTCAGGAGGGCAAACTCAAAATGCCGACAGAAGCTGCCAAGCCGACCAAGTAA
- a CDS encoding serine/threonine-protein kinase — MSMPASLQSRYRMIREIGQGSFGVVYLVEDLQTSEQRALKVLLPWAAADEKLRHRLRREARLASSLTGKHVVRTYEVGETPDPNVYLVMEYLEGRDLTEVLDAENKLTPTRVESIARQMLVALSDAHRMGIVHRDLKPQNVFLCPTPDGGEVVKVFDFGIAKVTGAGALTETAKLTISGGVMGTPAYMSPEQCRGEMLTPSSDLYSLGILLYELLTGNVPFDHDNPVQILLMHHSKPAPPLPPEIAWTHLGKAIMHALEKNADDRFASADEFLAVLNGQPVPPRAPQKAPPEAKKTPQAAPKGNPEPVLTKSATEVDPYANMVPPSSAWKIWVLLLVVLVLGSAGAAAVYFLK, encoded by the coding sequence ATGTCCATGCCCGCTTCGCTCCAATCCCGCTATCGGATGATTCGCGAGATTGGCCAAGGTTCGTTCGGAGTGGTCTATCTGGTCGAGGATTTGCAAACCTCCGAGCAGCGGGCACTAAAAGTTCTCCTTCCTTGGGCTGCTGCTGACGAAAAGCTTCGGCATCGCTTACGCCGCGAAGCTCGGCTAGCTTCTAGCCTTACTGGCAAACATGTCGTTCGCACCTATGAAGTGGGCGAGACCCCCGATCCGAACGTCTACTTGGTGATGGAGTACCTCGAAGGGCGCGATCTCACCGAGGTGCTAGACGCCGAAAATAAGCTCACTCCTACGCGGGTCGAGTCGATTGCGCGGCAAATGCTGGTAGCGCTCAGTGACGCCCATCGCATGGGGATTGTGCACCGCGATCTCAAGCCGCAGAACGTTTTTCTCTGTCCCACGCCCGATGGGGGCGAAGTGGTCAAAGTCTTCGATTTTGGGATCGCCAAGGTGACCGGTGCGGGGGCACTCACGGAAACTGCCAAGCTGACGATCTCCGGCGGTGTGATGGGAACACCTGCCTACATGAGTCCCGAGCAATGCCGGGGAGAAATGCTGACCCCCAGCAGCGATCTCTATTCGCTAGGGATCTTGCTCTACGAACTCCTGACCGGCAACGTGCCGTTTGATCACGATAATCCGGTGCAAATTTTGCTGATGCACCATAGTAAACCCGCCCCGCCACTCCCGCCGGAGATTGCCTGGACCCACTTGGGAAAGGCCATCATGCACGCTCTGGAAAAGAACGCCGACGACCGTTTTGCATCGGCCGACGAATTCCTGGCGGTCCTTAACGGCCAGCCTGTCCCCCCGCGAGCCCCTCAGAAAGCTCCTCCTGAGGCAAAGAAAACGCCGCAGGCAGCTCCCAAAGGAAATCCGGAGCCCGTACTCACGAAGTCGGCCACTGAGGTCGATCCGTACGCGAATATGGTACCTCCCAGCTCAGCTTGGAAGATTTGGGTACTTCTCCTCGTCGTCCTGGTGCTTGGGAGCGCCGGAGCTGCTGCGGTCTACTTCCTGAAATAA
- a CDS encoding ion transporter: MVESIKKFTQSDIFSRLILFLIILSGVLVGCETYPAFADGTTLGDVVNIVQNIILYVFVFEAVLKMISFFPRPWDYFRRPWNVFDFCIIVVCFLPINAQYATVFRLARLLRTLRMVTILPRLQVLVAALLKSIPSLGYIGVLLGLHFYVYAVAGTFLFGKNDPIRFGNLHETTLTLFQVLTLEGWNDILATQYHGSEQEYDDGWKNKIATLGINRVSQAQPVVASIYFVTFILLGTMIMLNLFTGVIISSMEEATSETKEEAREEQLKKRGFLTLHDELSLLGEQLQTLSERIKGIEIREDRENRDDKDT, from the coding sequence TTGGTCGAGTCGATTAAGAAGTTCACTCAGTCCGATATCTTCAGTCGGCTGATCCTGTTCCTCATCATCCTATCGGGTGTTTTGGTCGGCTGCGAGACCTACCCCGCCTTCGCCGATGGAACGACTCTGGGCGATGTCGTCAACATTGTCCAAAACATCATTTTGTATGTCTTCGTTTTCGAAGCCGTTCTCAAAATGATCTCGTTCTTCCCACGTCCTTGGGATTACTTCCGACGTCCGTGGAATGTGTTCGACTTTTGCATCATCGTGGTCTGCTTCCTGCCGATCAATGCGCAGTATGCCACCGTGTTTCGTCTGGCGCGACTGCTGCGAACGCTTCGCATGGTCACCATTCTGCCACGACTTCAAGTGCTCGTCGCTGCACTCCTCAAGTCGATTCCGTCGCTCGGCTATATCGGTGTGCTACTTGGCTTGCACTTCTACGTGTATGCCGTGGCTGGAACGTTTTTGTTCGGCAAAAACGATCCGATTCGGTTCGGCAATTTGCACGAAACCACACTCACGCTCTTCCAAGTGCTGACGCTCGAAGGTTGGAACGACATTCTGGCCACGCAGTATCATGGCAGCGAGCAAGAGTACGACGATGGCTGGAAGAATAAGATCGCCACGCTCGGAATCAATCGAGTATCCCAAGCGCAGCCGGTGGTGGCATCGATCTATTTTGTAACCTTTATCTTGCTTGGCACCATGATCATGCTCAACCTGTTTACAGGTGTCATTATCAGCAGCATGGAGGAGGCGACATCCGAGACCAAGGAAGAAGCGCGCGAAGAGCAATTAAAGAAGCGCGGGTTCTTGACCCTCCACGATGAGCTTTCGCTTCTCGGAGAACAACTCCAAACGCTCAGCGAGCGCATCAAGGGAATCGAAA